From a region of the Nothobranchius furzeri strain GRZ-AD chromosome 12, NfurGRZ-RIMD1, whole genome shotgun sequence genome:
- the LOC129157315 gene encoding uncharacterized protein isoform X2: protein MYAKACRQPQPVRVWVDYLLHGVGSEEPGSELPGTGADPEACRGHPDPVPWSIGGARAVPAEVLVGVTGVGPGDGGPRLDPCILAAPHQGLSGRHRDFRFLVGKDRGLIAIADLERGHLSGRGGVEIMRQLRPEEVLRPLRGLRRNKAAEVPAQLLVCPLRLTIGLWVVARRQTDRGSH from the coding sequence atgtatgcgaaggcttgtaggcagccgcagccggtacgtgtctGGGTTGATTAccttctgcacggggtagggtccgaggaaccggggagcgagcttcctggaaccggcgcggacccggaggcctgccgtggacacccagaccctgtcccctggagcataggaggggcccgggcggtgcctgcggaggtgttggtgggagtaacgggcgttggcccgggtgatggaggcccgcgccttgatccatgcattcttgcagcgcctcaccagggattgagcggccggcaccgcgacttcaggttcctggtgggcaaagaccgggggctgatagccatagcagacctcgaaaggggacatctgagtggccgaggaggtgtggagattatgagacagctccgcccagaggaggtacttaggccactgcgagggctgcgccgaaacaaagcagcggaggtaccggcccaactgttggtttgcccgctccgtttgaccattggtctgtgggtggtagcccgaagacagactgacagaggctcccactag
- the LOC129157315 gene encoding uncharacterized protein isoform X3: MAEGFPEMGRELGTTIRDHIYREPVEAHHVLQKQFCSASGRGEAWEGDEVNSLGKPVSDRQDGVEVVDRRESRDKVQPHMGPGAAGHRKRSEGANRSLGGCLRAGADVTSARVFLNIPLHTWPPESPFKEPESPREACVTRQA; this comes from the coding sequence atggcagaaggctttccagaaatgggccgtgaactggggaccacgatccgagaccacatctaccgggaacccgtggaggcgcaccacgttctccagaaacagttctgcagtgcgtcgggccgaggggaggcctgggagggcgatgaagtgaacagccttggaaaaccggtcagtgaccgtcaggatggtgtcgaggtcgttgaccggcgggagtcccgtgacaaagtccagccccacatgggaccaggggcggctgggcaccggaagaggtctgagggtgccaaccggagcctgggtggatgccttagagcgggcgcagacgtcacaagcgctcgtgtattccttaacatccctctccatacgtggccaccagagagcccgtttaaggaacctgagagtccgagagaagcctgcgtgaccagacaggcgtga